The following proteins come from a genomic window of Paramicrobacterium humi:
- a CDS encoding HAD-IIA family hydrolase, with protein sequence MALLRRRTKTVQPLDGVDAVLVDLDGVVYAGHAAIPHAVESLNRVAESIRVGYITNNASRTDATVAEQLSGFGLGAKASDIVTSPQAAVRLLRDRVSDGALVLVVGGEGLINELTKAGYRVTRKAEDGPDAVVQGFAPDVDWNQLAEAAYALQTDGEPNEIPWIATNTDWTIPRERGIAPGNGTLVSAVHTAVGRLAEVAGKPEVPIFEEAKRRFDAQNPLMIGDRLDTDILGANRAGIDSVLVLTGVDRAKHVLAAGTDERPTYVVRDLRELFEPYPVTQFSRDKSEATVGDATVRINGTEVEIARAGDSDLNRLRAASAVIWASGRQIFGFNVPERLYA encoded by the coding sequence ATGGCGCTGCTTCGACGGAGGACTAAGACCGTGCAACCCCTCGATGGCGTCGATGCCGTGCTCGTGGACCTCGACGGCGTCGTGTACGCCGGCCACGCTGCGATCCCGCACGCGGTCGAGAGCCTCAACCGTGTCGCCGAGAGCATTCGCGTGGGATACATCACGAACAACGCCTCCCGAACGGATGCGACCGTCGCCGAACAACTCTCCGGGTTCGGCCTCGGCGCGAAGGCGTCCGACATCGTCACGAGCCCCCAGGCCGCGGTTCGACTGCTCCGCGACCGCGTCTCCGACGGCGCTCTCGTTCTCGTCGTTGGCGGCGAGGGCCTCATCAATGAGCTCACAAAGGCCGGCTACCGGGTCACGCGCAAGGCCGAGGACGGTCCGGATGCCGTCGTGCAGGGTTTCGCCCCCGACGTCGACTGGAACCAGCTCGCCGAGGCCGCATACGCCTTGCAGACCGACGGTGAACCGAACGAGATCCCGTGGATCGCGACGAACACCGACTGGACGATTCCACGCGAGCGCGGAATCGCACCGGGAAATGGGACGCTCGTCTCCGCCGTCCACACCGCCGTCGGGCGCCTCGCCGAGGTCGCCGGCAAACCGGAAGTGCCGATCTTCGAGGAGGCGAAGCGGCGTTTCGACGCGCAGAACCCGCTCATGATCGGGGACCGGCTCGACACTGACATCCTCGGCGCGAACCGAGCGGGAATCGACTCGGTGCTCGTGCTCACGGGCGTCGATCGCGCCAAGCACGTTCTTGCCGCCGGAACCGACGAGCGGCCGACCTATGTCGTGCGCGATCTGCGTGAACTGTTCGAGCCATACCCGGTGACGCAGTTCTCACGCGACAAGTCCGAGGCGACGGTAGGCGACGCAACGGTGCGCATCAACGGCACCGAAGTGGAGATCGCCCGCGCAGGCGACTCGGATCTCAACCGGCTGCGCGCAGCGAGCGCCGTGATCTGGGCGAGCGGTCGGCAGATCTTCGGTTTCAACGTGCCGGAGCGCCTGTACGCGTGA
- the argB gene encoding acetylglutamate kinase: MTPSNTSAAEAAAKAGILIEALPWLKRHRGAVVVVKFGGNAMISPELTRAFAEDIVFLHHAGLHPVVVHGGGPQISSALTEAGIHSEFRGGYRVTTPEAMQVVREVLRHRVNHEIVELLNEHGDLAVGLSGEDAGLFTGTRRGAEVDGVTVDLGRVGDITAVDPTVVRTAIEAGKIPVVSSIAPEGGDIGRPLNVNADAAAGALAAALVASKLIVLTDVAGLYRNWPDTDSLVSAITDIELRGMLPRLASGMIPKMAACLEAVDAGVQAAAIIDGRVPHAILLEIFTGTGIGTEVTKEAP; encoded by the coding sequence ATGACGCCGTCGAACACGTCGGCCGCGGAGGCCGCGGCGAAGGCCGGAATCCTCATCGAGGCGCTGCCGTGGCTGAAGCGCCACCGCGGAGCCGTCGTCGTCGTGAAGTTCGGCGGCAACGCCATGATCTCGCCCGAGCTCACGCGTGCCTTCGCCGAGGACATCGTGTTCCTGCACCATGCCGGGCTGCACCCCGTCGTCGTGCACGGCGGCGGACCGCAGATATCCTCGGCGCTCACGGAAGCCGGCATCCACAGCGAATTCCGCGGCGGCTACCGGGTGACCACGCCGGAGGCCATGCAGGTCGTGCGCGAGGTGCTTCGCCACCGCGTCAACCACGAGATCGTCGAGCTCCTCAACGAACACGGCGACCTCGCGGTGGGCCTCTCGGGGGAGGACGCCGGACTGTTCACGGGAACCCGCCGCGGCGCCGAGGTCGACGGCGTCACCGTCGACCTGGGACGCGTGGGCGATATCACCGCCGTCGACCCGACCGTCGTGCGCACGGCCATCGAGGCGGGGAAGATCCCCGTCGTCTCGTCGATCGCGCCGGAAGGCGGCGACATCGGCAGACCGCTCAACGTCAACGCGGATGCCGCTGCGGGCGCTCTCGCGGCCGCCCTCGTCGCGAGCAAGCTCATCGTGCTCACCGACGTCGCCGGTCTCTACCGCAACTGGCCCGACACCGACTCGCTCGTGAGCGCCATCACCGACATCGAGCTGCGCGGAATGCTGCCGCGGCTCGCGTCAGGCATGATCCCGAAGATGGCGGCCTGCCTGGAGGCGGTGGACGCGGGCGTCCAGGCTGCGGCGATCATCGACGGTCGCGTGCCGCACGCCATCCTGCTCGAGATCTTCACCGGCACGGGAATCGGAACAGAAGTCACAAAGGAGGCGCCATGA
- a CDS encoding DNA-3-methyladenine glycosylase codes for MERRLTRTDLLGSAVDLGPLLLGTLISHTTDEGTVTIRLTELEAYIGNGVDPGSHAYRGKTKRNSSMFGEPGHLYAYFTYGMHVCGNMVCSPEGEPAGLLMRAGEVVEGLELARLRRPAAKKDRDLARGPGRLATALGLRLDDDGSDLFAAPFALTAGTRPTDVMAGPRTGISGAGGGAQFPWRFWIPGDPTVSPYKRHPKSH; via the coding sequence ATGGAGCGTCGCCTCACTCGAACGGACCTGCTCGGCTCAGCCGTCGATCTCGGGCCGCTGCTGCTCGGCACCCTCATCTCGCACACGACCGATGAGGGCACCGTGACGATCCGGCTCACCGAGCTCGAGGCCTACATCGGCAACGGCGTCGACCCGGGTTCGCACGCCTACCGCGGCAAGACCAAACGCAACTCCTCGATGTTCGGCGAGCCCGGGCACCTGTACGCCTACTTCACGTACGGCATGCACGTGTGCGGCAACATGGTGTGCTCGCCCGAGGGGGAGCCCGCCGGTCTGCTCATGCGCGCGGGCGAAGTGGTCGAGGGTCTCGAGCTGGCGCGCCTGCGCCGGCCGGCGGCGAAGAAGGACCGCGATCTCGCGCGGGGACCTGGGCGACTCGCCACGGCACTCGGGCTTCGGCTGGACGATGACGGGAGCGACCTGTTCGCCGCTCCCTTCGCGTTGACCGCCGGGACGCGACCGACGGACGTCATGGCCGGCCCGCGCACGGGAATCAGCGGAGCAGGGGGAGGGGCGCAGTTCCCGTGGCGGTTCTGGATCCCCGGCGACCCGACGGTGTCGCCGTACAAGCGGCACCCGAAGTCGCACTGA
- the argH gene encoding argininosuccinate lyase, whose product MTTNNRASEAGALWGGRFASGPSPELARLSKSTQFDWIFASYDIRGSKAHAKALADAGYLSSEELDGMLEALTELDARVADGRFVAAESDEDVHSALERGLIEIAGPALGGKLRAGRSRNDQIATLVRLYLIDHARAISRHIMQLLDAIVSQAEAHPDAALPGRTHLQHAQPVLLGHQLLAHAWPLVRDLERVRDWMSRATVSPYGAGALAGSSLGLDASLVARELGLTRPGENSIDSTASRDVVAEFAFITSMIGINLSRFAEEIILWNTKEFGFVTLDDGYSTGSSIMPQKKNPDIAELARGKSGRLIGNLTGLLTTLKGLPLAYNRDLQEDKEPVFDAVDTLEVLLPAFAGMVATLRFNTERMAALAPQGFSLATDVAEWLVKQGVAFRDAHEISGELVRYCEQRGLELHEPSDEELAAVSPHLTPEVRSVLSVAGSIGSRTGAGGTAPERVADQQTQLTERVAHLASELGLA is encoded by the coding sequence ATGACGACGAACAATCGCGCGAGCGAAGCCGGCGCCCTGTGGGGAGGCCGCTTCGCGAGCGGACCCTCGCCGGAACTCGCCCGCTTGAGCAAGTCGACGCAGTTCGACTGGATTTTCGCGAGCTACGACATCCGCGGATCGAAGGCGCACGCGAAGGCGCTCGCGGATGCCGGCTACCTGAGCTCCGAGGAGCTCGACGGGATGCTCGAGGCCCTGACCGAGCTTGACGCGCGCGTCGCCGACGGGCGCTTCGTGGCGGCGGAGAGCGACGAGGACGTGCACAGCGCCCTTGAACGCGGACTCATCGAGATCGCCGGGCCGGCCCTCGGCGGCAAGCTGCGCGCTGGGCGCAGTCGCAACGACCAGATCGCCACCCTCGTGCGGCTCTACCTCATCGACCACGCCCGCGCCATCAGCCGGCACATCATGCAGCTGCTCGACGCGATCGTGTCGCAGGCGGAGGCGCATCCGGACGCCGCGCTTCCCGGTCGCACGCACCTGCAGCACGCTCAGCCCGTGCTGCTCGGGCACCAGCTCCTCGCGCACGCCTGGCCGCTCGTTCGCGACCTCGAGCGCGTGCGCGACTGGATGAGTCGCGCCACCGTGTCGCCCTACGGCGCCGGCGCCCTCGCGGGAAGCAGCCTCGGGCTCGACGCGAGCCTCGTGGCGCGCGAGCTCGGCCTCACCCGGCCGGGGGAGAACTCGATCGATTCGACGGCCAGCCGTGACGTCGTCGCGGAGTTCGCGTTCATCACGTCGATGATCGGCATCAACCTCTCGCGGTTCGCCGAGGAGATCATCCTGTGGAACACGAAGGAGTTCGGATTCGTCACTCTCGACGACGGCTATTCCACGGGGTCGAGCATCATGCCGCAGAAGAAGAACCCGGACATCGCCGAGCTCGCGCGCGGCAAGTCCGGCCGACTGATCGGAAACCTCACGGGCCTGCTCACGACGTTGAAGGGCCTTCCGCTCGCGTACAACCGTGACCTGCAGGAGGACAAGGAGCCCGTGTTCGACGCCGTCGACACGCTCGAAGTGCTTCTGCCGGCCTTCGCCGGGATGGTCGCGACGCTTCGGTTCAACACCGAGCGCATGGCCGCGCTCGCACCGCAGGGCTTCTCTCTCGCCACCGACGTGGCCGAATGGCTCGTCAAGCAGGGCGTCGCCTTCCGAGACGCTCACGAGATCAGCGGCGAACTCGTGCGTTACTGCGAGCAGCGCGGCCTCGAGCTGCACGAGCCGAGCGACGAGGAGCTTGCCGCCGTGTCCCCTCACCTCACGCCCGAGGTGAGGAGCGTGCTGAGCGTCGCCGGCTCCATCGGCAGCCGCACCGGCGCCGGCGGCACGGCACCTGAACGCGTCGCCGACCAGCAGACGCAGCTCACGGAGAGGGTGGCGCATCTCGCGAGCGAGCTCGGACTGGCCTGA
- the argF gene encoding ornithine carbamoyltransferase, giving the protein MTRHFLRDDDITPAEQAEILDLALELKRDRFARKPLDGPQTVAVIFDKSSTRTRVSFAVGIADLGGSPLIISTANSQLGGKETPSDTARVLERMVSAIVWRTYGQAGLEEMAAGTTVPVINALSDDFHPCQLLADLLTIREHKGDLAGLTLTFIGDGACNMAQSYLLAGATAGMHVRIASPDGYEPDASVVADATARAAETGGSVSVLTDPREAASDADIIVTDTWVSMGKEEEKAARLESLAAYRVDATLMSRAKDDAVFMHCLPADRGFEVSAEVIDGPQSIIWDEAENRLHAQKALMVWLLERA; this is encoded by the coding sequence ATGACCCGACACTTCCTCCGGGATGACGACATCACTCCGGCCGAGCAGGCTGAGATCCTCGATCTGGCCCTCGAGCTGAAGCGTGACCGCTTCGCGCGCAAGCCGCTTGACGGGCCGCAGACGGTCGCCGTGATCTTCGACAAGTCGTCGACCCGCACGCGAGTGTCGTTCGCTGTTGGCATCGCGGACCTCGGCGGGAGCCCGCTGATCATCTCGACCGCGAACAGCCAGCTCGGCGGCAAGGAGACGCCGAGCGACACGGCCCGCGTGCTCGAGCGCATGGTCTCGGCGATCGTGTGGCGCACCTACGGGCAGGCCGGCCTCGAGGAGATGGCCGCCGGCACGACCGTGCCGGTGATCAACGCGCTCTCCGATGACTTCCACCCCTGCCAGCTGCTCGCCGACCTGCTCACGATCCGCGAGCACAAGGGCGACCTCGCCGGCCTCACACTGACGTTCATCGGCGACGGCGCCTGCAACATGGCCCAGTCGTACTTGCTCGCCGGCGCGACCGCGGGCATGCACGTGCGCATCGCCTCGCCCGACGGCTACGAACCAGACGCGAGCGTCGTGGCGGACGCCACGGCTCGCGCGGCGGAGACCGGCGGGTCGGTGAGCGTGCTCACGGACCCGCGCGAAGCGGCATCCGACGCCGACATCATCGTCACCGACACGTGGGTGTCGATGGGCAAAGAGGAGGAGAAGGCGGCTCGCCTGGAGTCCCTCGCCGCCTACCGCGTCGACGCGACGCTCATGAGCCGTGCGAAGGACGACGCCGTGTTCATGCACTGCCTGCCCGCCGACCGCGGCTTCGAAGTGTCCGCCGAGGTCATCGACGGGCCGCAGAGCATCATCTGGGACGAAGCAGAGAACCGCCTGCACGCGCAGAAGGCCCTCATGGTCTGGCTGCTCGAGCGCGCCTGA
- the argJ gene encoding bifunctional glutamate N-acetyltransferase/amino-acid acetyltransferase ArgJ, with the protein MSVTAAQGFEAAGVAAGLKHSGDRDVALVVNRGPSQAAAAVFTSNRAVANPIIWSRQVIGDGTVSAIILNSGGANCFTGHEGFQATHATAEAVAEAVGVSSGDVLVCSTGLIGEQLPLDKLRQGVTDAAAALSADGGDAAAHAILTTDTHAKTSVRTGEGYTVGGMAKGAGMLAPGLATMLVVITTDAQLAASALDSALRNATRVTFDRLDSDGCMSTNDQVTLLASGASGAAPDEAAFTAVLTEVCRDLAEQLQSDAEGASHDIAITVTGAATEDDAVEVGRAVARNNLFKAAVFGNDPNWGRVLAAIGTTSAPFDPYAVDVSMNGVRVCHAGGPDQPRELVDLTPRACSVLIELHAGDAEATILTNDLTHDYVHENSAYSS; encoded by the coding sequence GTGAGCGTCACGGCAGCACAGGGATTCGAAGCGGCCGGCGTGGCCGCCGGGCTCAAACACTCGGGCGACCGAGACGTGGCCCTCGTCGTCAACCGCGGACCGAGCCAGGCCGCCGCCGCCGTCTTCACGAGCAACCGCGCCGTGGCGAACCCGATCATCTGGTCGCGGCAGGTCATCGGCGACGGCACGGTGTCCGCGATCATCCTCAACTCCGGCGGCGCGAACTGCTTCACCGGGCATGAGGGCTTCCAAGCCACGCACGCCACGGCGGAGGCCGTCGCGGAGGCTGTCGGAGTGTCCTCCGGCGACGTGCTCGTGTGCTCGACCGGGCTCATCGGCGAGCAGCTTCCCCTCGACAAGCTCCGGCAGGGCGTGACGGATGCCGCCGCCGCGCTCTCCGCGGACGGCGGCGACGCTGCCGCACACGCGATCCTCACGACCGATACGCACGCGAAGACGAGCGTGCGCACGGGGGAGGGCTACACCGTCGGCGGCATGGCCAAGGGCGCCGGAATGCTCGCGCCCGGCCTCGCGACGATGCTCGTCGTCATCACGACGGACGCCCAGCTCGCGGCATCCGCCCTCGACTCCGCCCTGCGAAACGCGACCCGCGTGACCTTCGACCGGCTCGACTCGGACGGCTGCATGTCGACGAACGACCAGGTCACCCTGCTCGCCTCCGGCGCGTCCGGCGCGGCGCCCGACGAGGCCGCGTTCACAGCGGTGCTCACCGAGGTGTGCCGTGACCTCGCGGAGCAGCTTCAGTCCGACGCGGAGGGCGCGAGCCACGACATCGCCATCACCGTCACGGGCGCGGCGACCGAGGACGACGCCGTCGAGGTCGGCCGCGCCGTCGCCCGCAACAACCTCTTCAAGGCCGCCGTGTTCGGCAATGACCCGAACTGGGGCCGCGTCCTCGCGGCGATCGGCACGACAAGCGCCCCGTTCGACCCGTACGCCGTCGACGTGTCGATGAACGGCGTGCGCGTGTGCCATGCGGGCGGCCCCGACCAGCCGCGCGAGCTCGTCGACCTCACCCCGCGCGCGTGCAGCGTGCTCATCGAGCTGCATGCCGGCGACGCGGAGGCGACGATCCTCACCAACGACCTCACTCACGACTACGTGCACGAGAACAGTGCCTACTCCAGCTGA
- a CDS encoding acetylornithine transaminase, with protein MTTWQDNEAHDMMRTFAPTQALLVRGDGAYVEDGDGTRYLDFLGGIAVNVLGHAHPVLVEAVSEQAKALIHVSNYFATPPQLELAARLKRLACTGDAGRVFFANSGTEANEAAFKLARLNRGDDGRRTRILSMKDSFHGRTMGALALTGKPAMHSDFEPLPGGVEYIDTTIEALEAAMDEQVAAVIVEPIKGEAGVYEVPDGFLERARALTSEVGALLIIDEIQTGVGRTGDWFAYQATGITPDAVTVAKGIAGGVPMGAIITFGATSELFHPGQHGTTFGGNPLATAAANAVLGEIESAGLLENARQRGEQLREVIAGLGSPLITGVRGRGLLLGIALAKPVAPAIHAAALSAGLIVNAPNAETIRLAPPLIIGDAEIADFEKRFRVALDAVS; from the coding sequence ATGACCACGTGGCAGGACAACGAGGCGCACGACATGATGCGCACATTCGCCCCGACGCAAGCGCTGCTCGTGCGCGGCGACGGCGCCTACGTCGAGGACGGCGACGGCACCCGCTACCTCGACTTCCTCGGCGGCATCGCCGTCAACGTTCTCGGCCACGCTCACCCCGTTCTCGTCGAGGCGGTCTCCGAGCAGGCGAAAGCGCTCATCCACGTCTCGAACTACTTCGCGACGCCGCCGCAGCTCGAACTTGCCGCGCGCCTCAAGCGGCTCGCGTGCACCGGCGACGCCGGGCGCGTATTCTTCGCGAACTCGGGCACGGAGGCCAACGAGGCCGCGTTCAAGCTCGCGCGCCTCAATCGCGGCGATGACGGCAGACGCACCCGCATCCTGTCGATGAAGGACTCCTTCCACGGCCGCACCATGGGCGCCCTCGCACTGACAGGCAAGCCGGCGATGCACTCCGACTTCGAACCGCTCCCGGGCGGCGTCGAGTACATCGACACGACGATCGAGGCTCTCGAGGCCGCCATGGACGAGCAGGTCGCCGCCGTGATCGTCGAGCCCATCAAGGGCGAGGCCGGCGTCTACGAAGTGCCCGACGGGTTCCTCGAACGCGCACGCGCGCTCACGAGCGAGGTCGGCGCGCTCCTCATCATCGACGAGATCCAGACCGGCGTCGGCCGCACGGGCGACTGGTTCGCCTACCAGGCAACGGGCATCACGCCCGACGCGGTGACGGTGGCCAAGGGCATCGCGGGCGGCGTGCCGATGGGCGCGATCATCACCTTCGGAGCGACGTCCGAGCTGTTCCACCCCGGACAGCACGGCACGACGTTCGGGGGCAACCCCCTCGCGACCGCGGCCGCCAACGCCGTGCTCGGCGAGATCGAGTCCGCCGGACTGCTCGAGAACGCGAGGCAGCGCGGCGAGCAGCTGCGCGAGGTCATCGCCGGACTCGGCAGCCCCCTCATCACGGGCGTCCGCGGACGGGGACTGCTTCTCGGCATCGCCCTCGCGAAGCCCGTCGCTCCCGCGATTCACGCGGCCGCCCTCTCCGCGGGGCTCATCGTCAACGCGCCGAACGCCGAGACGATCCGGCTCGCGCCGCCGCTGATCATCGGCGACGCCGAGATCGCCGACTTCGAGAAGCGCTTCCGCGTCGCTCTCGACGCCGTCTCCTGA
- the tyrS gene encoding tyrosine--tRNA ligase has translation MANPVLSTQSNDAAFEDIWDELVWRGLVHVSTEQEALKDLLAGEPITYYCGFDPTAPSLHLGNLVQLLLMRRLQLAGHKPLGLVGGSTGLIGDPRPTAERTLNTRETVEQWVRSLQAQVSTFLSPDGDNAVRLVNNLDWTSPLSAIDFLRDIGKNFRVGTMLKKDAVAARLNSDAGISYTEFSYQILQGMDFLELYRNYDCVLQTGGSDQWGNLTSGTDLIHRVEGQSVHAIGTPLITNSDGTKFGKSEGNAIWLDAQMTSPYAFYQFWINTSDADVIDRLKVFTFLSRAEIEELAQKVADEPFRREAQKRLAWEVTSLVHGVAQTEAVILAAEALFGQGDLTQLDEATLVAALNELPGVTAAADTSIAQLLVETGLTKSLGEARRAVDQGGVYLNNIKVTDAAEPAAGLLHGSYAVLRRGKKTLAAVTIAS, from the coding sequence GTGGCAAACCCCGTACTCTCAACGCAATCGAACGATGCCGCCTTCGAGGACATCTGGGACGAACTCGTCTGGCGCGGACTCGTGCACGTCTCTACCGAGCAAGAGGCGCTGAAGGACCTGCTGGCGGGGGAGCCCATCACCTACTATTGCGGCTTCGACCCGACGGCGCCGAGCCTGCACTTGGGCAACCTCGTGCAGCTGCTGCTCATGCGCCGCCTGCAACTCGCCGGTCACAAGCCGCTCGGTCTCGTCGGCGGTTCGACCGGCCTCATCGGAGACCCTCGCCCCACGGCCGAGCGGACCTTGAACACCCGCGAGACCGTGGAGCAGTGGGTGCGCTCGCTCCAGGCTCAGGTCTCCACGTTCCTGAGCCCGGACGGCGACAACGCCGTGCGACTGGTCAACAACCTCGACTGGACGAGCCCGCTCTCGGCGATCGACTTCCTGCGCGACATCGGCAAGAACTTCCGCGTCGGCACGATGCTCAAGAAAGACGCCGTCGCGGCGCGGCTCAACTCGGATGCGGGCATCAGCTACACCGAGTTCAGCTACCAGATCCTGCAGGGCATGGACTTCCTCGAGCTGTACCGCAACTACGACTGCGTGCTGCAGACCGGCGGCAGCGACCAGTGGGGCAACCTCACAAGCGGCACCGACCTCATCCACCGGGTCGAGGGCCAGAGCGTGCACGCGATCGGCACGCCGCTCATCACGAACTCCGACGGAACGAAGTTCGGCAAGAGCGAGGGGAACGCCATCTGGCTCGACGCCCAGATGACGAGCCCGTACGCGTTCTACCAGTTCTGGATCAACACGTCCGATGCCGACGTGATCGACCGGCTCAAGGTGTTCACGTTCTTGAGCAGAGCCGAGATCGAGGAGCTCGCACAGAAGGTCGCCGACGAGCCGTTCCGGCGCGAAGCCCAGAAGCGGCTCGCCTGGGAAGTGACGTCCCTCGTTCACGGCGTCGCGCAGACGGAGGCCGTGATCCTCGCCGCCGAAGCGCTCTTCGGCCAGGGAGACCTCACTCAACTCGACGAGGCGACTCTCGTCGCGGCACTCAACGAGCTTCCCGGCGTGACCGCTGCGGCGGATACCTCGATCGCGCAGCTCCTCGTCGAGACCGGACTGACCAAGAGCCTCGGCGAGGCGCGCCGCGCCGTCGACCAGGGCGGGGTGTACCTCAACAACATCAAGGTGACGGATGCCGCCGAGCCGGCGGCCGGCCTGCTGCACGGTTCTTATGCCGTGCTCCGTCGCGGCAAGAAGACGCTCGCCGCGGTCACCATCGCGTCCTGA
- the argC gene encoding N-acetyl-gamma-glutamyl-phosphate reductase codes for MTFTVAVAGASGYAGGELLRLLAEHPDFEITTVTAHSHAGEPLIAVHPHLRSLRDLVLTETSPETLSGHDIVFVALPHGKSGELTAHLPEHTLVVDCGADHRLESGDDWAAFYSGEHHGAWAYGVPELIVGAGRQRDHLVGARRIAAPGCNASTVELSLAPGVAAGVIEATDIVSVLAVGPSGAGKSLKTHLLAAEILGSANPYAVGGTHRHIPEIAQGLRWAGADAVTLSFTPVIVPMARGILATSTARLVPGTTPEQVRAAWEDAYADETFVQLLPDGSVPRTADVLGANTALMSVTVDEAAGRVVVVTAVDNLAKGTAGAAIQSANIALGLPEAMGLTVNGVAP; via the coding sequence ATGACATTCACCGTCGCCGTCGCCGGCGCCTCCGGGTATGCGGGCGGAGAGCTGCTCCGGCTGCTCGCCGAGCACCCCGACTTCGAGATCACCACAGTGACCGCGCATTCGCACGCCGGGGAGCCGCTCATCGCCGTTCACCCGCACTTGCGCTCCCTGCGCGATCTCGTGCTGACGGAGACGAGCCCGGAGACGCTCTCCGGGCACGACATCGTGTTCGTCGCCCTCCCGCATGGCAAGTCGGGCGAGCTCACCGCGCACTTGCCCGAGCACACGCTCGTCGTCGACTGCGGCGCCGACCACCGCCTTGAGAGCGGCGATGACTGGGCCGCGTTCTACAGCGGCGAGCACCACGGCGCCTGGGCTTACGGCGTTCCCGAGCTCATCGTCGGCGCGGGCCGCCAGCGCGACCACCTCGTCGGCGCCCGGCGCATCGCCGCGCCCGGCTGCAACGCGAGCACCGTCGAGCTCTCCCTCGCTCCCGGCGTCGCCGCCGGCGTCATCGAGGCGACCGACATCGTCTCCGTGCTCGCGGTCGGCCCGTCCGGTGCGGGCAAGAGCCTCAAGACGCACTTGCTCGCCGCCGAGATCCTCGGCAGCGCGAACCCGTATGCCGTCGGCGGCACCCACCGGCACATCCCCGAGATCGCGCAGGGGCTGCGCTGGGCCGGCGCCGACGCCGTGACGCTCTCGTTCACGCCCGTCATCGTGCCGATGGCCCGCGGCATCCTCGCCACCTCCACCGCGCGGCTCGTGCCCGGCACGACGCCCGAGCAGGTGCGCGCCGCGTGGGAGGACGCGTACGCCGACGAGACCTTCGTGCAGCTGCTGCCCGACGGTTCGGTTCCGCGCACCGCGGACGTTCTCGGCGCGAACACGGCGCTCATGAGCGTCACGGTCGACGAGGCCGCCGGGCGAGTCGTCGTCGTGACCGCCGTCGACAACCTCGCCAAGGGCACGGCGGGCGCCGCCATCCAGTCCGCCAACATCGCGCTCGGGCTTCCCGAAGCCATGGGCCTCACCGTGAATGGAGTCGCACCGTGA
- a CDS encoding NAD(P)H-dependent flavin oxidoreductase — protein sequence MDNALTRLLEGRTVPIFNASMAGAAGARLASAVSAAGAIGMLGVPSAPELGTLDQAAAELEEQGAVWGAGFLSFALERDLTPLTRVLSHHPHVISLGFGESRAALDAVRDAGAVALAQVGNVDELHSAMMAGVDGIIVRGSEGGGHGRNELSTLTLLQIALDETDIPIIAAGGITTSRGLAAVMAAGARGAWIGTRFASAIESDFQEAAKKRLVSAEPGDTVYTRTFDIAQRAGWPPYYGGRALVNDFAENWHGREDELQKALESNETMTTDMLAARKDGRFDTAPIYAGEGSALIHTIESATDIIADLTRYREHLTAAKQL from the coding sequence GTGGATAACGCGCTGACGCGCCTTCTCGAAGGCAGAACGGTTCCCATCTTCAACGCCTCAATGGCGGGTGCGGCCGGTGCGCGCCTCGCTTCAGCCGTGAGCGCAGCAGGAGCGATCGGAATGCTTGGGGTCCCGAGCGCTCCGGAACTCGGCACACTCGACCAGGCGGCAGCGGAGCTCGAGGAGCAGGGCGCGGTATGGGGCGCCGGCTTCCTCTCATTCGCTCTCGAACGCGACCTGACGCCGCTGACGCGCGTCCTCTCCCATCACCCCCACGTGATCTCGCTCGGCTTCGGCGAGAGCAGAGCCGCGCTCGATGCTGTCCGCGATGCCGGCGCCGTCGCCCTGGCGCAAGTGGGAAACGTCGACGAGCTCCACAGCGCCATGATGGCCGGTGTAGACGGCATCATCGTTCGTGGCAGTGAAGGCGGCGGGCATGGCCGGAATGAGCTGTCAACGCTCACGCTCCTGCAGATCGCGCTCGACGAGACCGACATTCCGATCATCGCCGCCGGAGGAATCACGACGTCACGAGGACTCGCAGCCGTCATGGCTGCGGGAGCACGTGGAGCATGGATAGGAACCCGTTTCGCGTCGGCGATCGAATCGGACTTCCAAGAGGCGGCGAAGAAGCGTCTCGTCTCCGCAGAACCGGGCGACACCGTCTATACGCGGACCTTCGATATCGCCCAACGCGCAGGATGGCCACCGTACTACGGCGGCCGTGCGCTCGTGAATGACTTCGCCGAGAACTGGCACGGCAGAGAAGACGAGCTGCAGAAGGCGCTCGAGTCGAACGAGACCATGACAACGGACATGCTCGCAGCCCGGAAGGACGGTCGGTTCGATACTGCACCGATCTACGCCGGGGAGGGCTCGGCCCTCATCCACACGATAGAGAGCGCGACGGACATCATCGCGGACCTCACTCGATACCGGGAGCATCTCACGGCAGCGAAGCAGCTCTGA